The sequence CCGGCGAGCCAGACGGTGCTTCGGCGGCGCTCATCGGGCCTCGGCCTGCTGGTGGCTCACGCCTTGTACTCGCCGAGCCGGCCCCGCGCCGCGTCCGAGAACTGGGTCGTCGCCCACTGGTCGAACGGCACGTACTTCTCGACGGCCTCGAACTCGGCCAGCGTCCTGGCGGTGAACTCGCCGCCGGCCTCGTTCTTCCAGCGCGCGGCGTTCGGATCCCAGATGTTCATCTCCTTGAGGATATCGTACGACTGCGAGAGCGTCGCCTCGTCGATCTTCCCCTCGAAGAACTTCTTGCCGTTGGTCATGTACTTGGTCTTGTCCTGGGCGTTGCGGTGCTCCTGCATCAGCGACTCCGCGAACGCCTGGATGACCGTCGGATGCTCCTGGATCATCTTGTTGGTGACCCAGTAGGCGCTGAAGAGGAGATTTGGGAAGTCCTTGCCGATCTCCGCAAACCGCTTGAACTTCGGATCCTTGATCAGCTCCAGCGCCGCGCCGACGGTCACCTGGCTGACGTCGATCTTGCCGGCCTTCATGGCGTCCACGCGGGCCGGGACGCCGCGCACCGTGACCCACTCGATGCTGTTCGGGTCCACGCCGTTCTTCCGGAGCTGCAGCAGCGTGGTGTAGTACGACGAGTCGCTGGTGGCCGTGATGCCGATGCGCTTGCCGGCCAACTGCTTCCAGTCGGTGATGTCGTTGGTGACGACCATCGTGAAGTACGGCGCGTGCGCGGCTGGCACCGCTGCCTTGATCGCCTGGCTCTGACCGACCGCCAGGATGCCCGAGGCCAGCGTCGAGAGGGCGAACTCGGCCTGCCCGGCGATCAGCGCCTTGATCGAGGCGTCCGCGCCGGTGATCTCCTGCACGTCGCACTCGACGCCGAACTCGTCCTTCATGCGCTGGTACGCACTCAGGTCCGGCACGAACGTCGGATCCTGCGGCACGTTGAACAGCACGCGGACCTTCGACATCGTCGGCTTGACGGCCGGAGCCTGGGGCTTCGCCTCGGCAGCCGGCTTCGGGGCCGGCGAGCCAGACGTGGCCGGCGAGGCGGCTGCCGCCGGCGAGCCAGACGGGGCCGGCGAGGCTCCAGCGGCCGGCGATGCCGCGGCGGCAGGCGACGCGGCCGCGGGCGGCGCGGCCGGGGCAGGAGTCGGCTTGGGAGCCTCGGCAGGCTTCGTGGCGGCCGGCGCCGGCGCCGACGATCCACACGCCGTCAGGAGTACCATGGCCGAGGATCCCACCGCGAGCGAGAGAAAACGTCGTCGCGGCAGGCGGCGAGTCGGGGACGTGAATACGTCCGACGAGGTGGCGTCGTACACTGAGTCCTCCGGCGAATCGAAACCGCCGCGAAGTATACTGCATGCAATGTTCAATGCAGCCCCGACACGGACGGGCTAGACGATCTCACCTGGAGTGGGGGTGACGGTGCAGGACGATCAGGACGTACAGATCGGGTCTCTGGCGGGCGCGTCGGCGGTACGGGAGCGCCGCACAACGCAGGAACTGGTCTTCGAGTTTCTGCGAGACGCCATCCTGACTGGACGGCTGACTGGCGGGGCCCGGCTGGTTCAGGACAAGATCGCCGCCGAGCTGAAGGTCAGCCGCGTGCCCGTGCGCGAGGCCTTGCTCCAGTTGGAAGCCGAGGGGTTCGTCCGGATGGAGGCCCACCGGGGCGCGTCCGTCGTCTGGCTCTCGCCGGAGGAGGTCGCGGAGATCTTTGACATCCGTGTCATCCTGGTCTCGGCAGCCGTCAAGCGCTCGGTGCCCCGCCTGACCGACGAGGACATCGCACGGCTCGAACAGATCGCCCATCTTCAGGGCGCGGCGACCGATATGTCCATGCGTGTCCGCCTGAATCATGACTTCTACGCCGTGCTGTTCAGCGGCCTCGACCGCCCCCGCTGGAAATCGATGATGGACAAGCTCGAGCGCGAGGTCGAGCGGTTCATGCAGCCCATCGACCGCCCGCATCTCGGGCACTTCAAGCTGGTCGAGGCCTGCCGCGCCCGCGACGCCGACCTGGCCGCGCAGTTGGTCGGCGACCATCTCGCGCACGTCGGACAGCGGGCCGTCGAGACGCTGGCGCAGGCCATCGAGCGTGGCGACCTCGTCCGCCCCGATGACGACGGCGCAGGCCCGCGCACGACGGACACGCCGCTGGCCCGGGCGTCCGGTTAGACCTCCGCCACGCTCCAGACGGTGGACTCTCTGTCATCCCACCCCCGCAAGGCACGAGCACTCCCCCGCCATCCCGAGCGGAGTGAGCGTGCGAACGAAGTCGAGGGATCTTCCTCTACGCCACAGACGGGGCAGATCCCTCCGCTTCGCTCGTTCCTCGCCGCGGTCGGGATGACGGTGGGGGCAGGTTCCTCGCCGCGGTCGGGATGACGAAGCCAGGCTGCTGGCCCCTCACACCCGTGCGCGAGAGCCGTCAGGCGGGCGGGTCGCGCCGCATGCCGTAGACGGCGATGCCCGTCAGCGGATCGTGCGCCTCGGCCGCCAGCCGGAAGCCGTGACGCTCGTAGTAGGCGACATTCTCGGTGCGGCCGGTGTCCAGGTAGGCCGGCAGGCCGGCCATGTCGAGCCTTGCCAGCATCGACGCCAGCAGCGCGCTGCCCAGGCCGGTCCGCTGCCGCTCGGGCCGCACGCCCAGGATGTTCAGGTACCAGTGCGCCTCGGAGATCGCCTGCGCGTGGACGTCTCCGACCATCCAGCCGATCTCCAGCGACTGCTCCCACACGTCGATGCCGAGCACGGCCGGCCCCTCGTCAAAGCCCACGTAGGATGCCCGCGCGGCGCTCGGCATGACGAATGGCGGCGCCCACCAGATCGCCACCGCGTCCAGGCTGTCCACGGCCCAGACCTCCCCGAACGCCAGCCCATACCGCGCGATGGCTGAGAAGTACCAGCGTGCCTTCGACGCCCGCTTCGACGGGTCCGGCGACAGCAAGCCCGTGAGTGGGTCGTCCGCGAACGCCTCGGCCAGCATCGCGGCGGCGGCCGGGATCTCGCCGTCGAGCAGCGGCCGAATCTCGGGCTGGATCACGGGACGCGGTCCGTCACGTCCGTTCGAGCCAGTGGCGGACCGTCTGCGCGAAGACCTCATACGAGATCGGCTTTGCCATGTAGTCGTCCATGCCGGCGTCCAGGCAGCGCTGCCGGTCCGCTGGGAAGGCGTTCGCCGTCAGGGCGACAATCGGCGTCTTTGCTCCGGGAACGGCGAGCTGGCGAATGCGCCGCGTGGCTTCGAAGCCGTCCAGCTCTGGCATGTGGCAGTCCATCAGGATCAAGTCGTAGGGCGAGCGTGTGGAGACGGCGTCGATGGCCGCCAGCCCGTTGTCCACGATGTCCAGCCCGTAGCCCAGCCGTTCGAGCATCATCGTCACCACGCGCTGGTTCATGAAGTTGTCCTCGACCAGCAGCACGCGCCCGCGCAGCAGCCCATCCGTCGATGTGTCGGGGGGGCCGCTGCTTCCCGCGACGGCGCCGGCCGGCGCCGTCGCGGGAAGCAGCGAATCTGGTACAGCCGACGGCAGCGCGAGGCGGACCGTAAAACGGAAGGTGCTGCCCTCGCCCGGCGCGCTGGTGACGCTGATCTCGCCGCCCATCAGCTCCACCAGCCGCTTCGAGATCGCGAGGCCAAGTCCGGTGCCGCCGAACCGTCGCGTCGTCGAGCTGTCAGCCTGCACGAACGCCTGAAAGAGCGACCTCTGGATCTCCGGTGAGATGCCGATGCCCGTGTCCGAGACGCTGACCGACAGCACTACGGCAGCGGGGCCATCCGCCTGCGCTCCCACCTGGACCCGCACCTCGCCCGTCTCTGTGAACTTCACGGCGTTGTTCACGAGGTTGCCAAGCACCTGGCTCAGCCGGCCAGCGTCGCCCACGACCAGCGGTGGCAGCGTCGGGGCCAGCGCCGTCACCAGCGTGAGCTGCCGGGCCTGCGCGGCAGCCCGATTCAGCTCGACAACCGTCTGGATCGTCTCGCCGAGGGCGAACGGCAGCGACTCGAAGTCCATGCGCCCAGACTCGATCTTGCCGAAGTCGAGCACGTCGTTCACGATGGCCAACAGCAGCTCGCCGCTGGTGATGATCGTCTGCACCAGATCATGCTGATCGGGGGCGATCTGATCGGTCGCGAGCAGCTCCGCGCTGCCGAGGATGCCGTTCAGCGGCGTCCGAATCTCGTGGCTCATCATCGCCAGAAACTCAGATTTCGCCCGGTCAGCGGCACGCGCCGCCCTGGAGGCCGCCGCCTCGGCCTCGAAGAGACGGGCGTTGCGGATGGCGGCGGCGGCCTGCGCGACCAGCCCATCCAGCAGACTGTAGTCGTAGGGGCTGAACCGGAACGCCTGCCGGCCGTTGAGAGAGAGGACCGCGACCACCCGGTCATCGCTCATCACGGGCGTGGTGTACGCGCTCACCAGGCCATGCTGCCGGTACCAGTCCAGCCCACCGACCCGCCCATCCACGAAGACGTTGTCAGCCTGCATCGGCTGGCGATGCTCGGCCACCCAGCCGGCGCTGCCCACGCCGTAGCGAGCCTTGCGGAACGTCTGGCCGGCCCCGACGATCTCGTTCGAGAACGCCCGCAGCTCCAGGGTACGGCTCTCCTCGTCCGTCACCCAGAACGAGGCGACGGCTGCGCCCATGAGAGTCGCCGCCGCCTGGGCAATCGCCTTGAGCACGTCGTCCATGTCCAGCGACGACGAGATCAGCCGATTGAGCGCCGTCAGCAAGCGCTGCCGACCGAGGCGCGGCTCGACTCGCTCAGGGGAGCTGGCAGGCGGATGCGGCCTCGCACGGCGGTACGCGCGGTTCAACGGCCGGCGGGCCGCCCCGACCACGACGTTGAGTCGCTTGCCCGTGGCAGGCGGCACTGGGGGCGGGGGATCGGCGCGATCTACCACAGCACGCCCTCTCGCACCTGAGGCATTCCGGCGCTGGTGCTGCTCCGCAGCAACGCAGCCGCGCCCACCAACGGGCCGTCCGACCCGAGCGACGAGAGCACCACCCGATCCTCACTTCCCACCATGAAGCTGATCCGCGTCTCGGTGGCCAGCGTGCGTCGCAGCGGCCCCAGGAACAGCTCGCCGGCCCCGAGCGCCACGCTTCCACCGATCGCGACACGGTCCAGATCGAGCAGCACAGCGGCCGCGGCGATCCCACGCCCAACCGCGATGCCCGCCTCTTCCACCAGCCGGCTGGCTGTCGGCTCGCCGGCCCGTGCAGCCGCGACCACGTCGGCCCCGGTCGGCTCGGGCGGCAAGCCTGGCAGCAGGCCCTCACGCCGGGCAGCCCTGGCCCGTTTCGCCAGCCCCGTCCCTGACGCCACCGCTTCCACACACCCGAGCGCGCCGCACTCGCAGGGCGGGCCGTCGCGGAAGGCGATGACGTGCCCGATGTGACCGGCGTTGCCGCTCGCGCCGTGTAGCAGCCGTCCGTCCACGACGATACCGCCGCCGACGCCCGTCGAGACGGTCATCCCCATCAGGCAGCGCGCCTCCTGGCCCGCCCCGATCCAGGCCTCGGCCAGCACCAGCGCCTTGGCGTCGTTGTCCACGACCACCCGGCAACTGAAGTGATCCGCGAGCCGCTCGCGAAGCGGGAAGTCGCGCCAGGCCGGGATGTTGAGCGTCGAGACGCGGCCTTCCGGGTAGCGCATCGGGCCGCCGCATCCGACGCCGATACCGTCGAGGTCGGCGGCCCGGACCCGCCCTGCCGCCAGCACCCGCTCGGCCAGATCGACCACGTCGGCGAACAGCGCATCGGCCGGGCCGCGCGCCTGCGAGGGCCGTCGGTCGGCGCACAGCACCACGCCGGACGGGCTCACCAGCCCGGCCGCGATCTTCGTCCCGCCGATATCGAGCGCCAGCATCATCGCGCGCAGACCCATCGTCAGCGGAGCTTCAACTGCCCCGCGCCCTCTCACGCCGCCGGTATACTACACCCTCACCATGCGTCGGTTGACCGCGCGATTCCTGCTGGTGCTGATCGGATTGGTGCTCGGCGCGGTTTGCGTCGAGACCGCGTTCCGAGTCGCCGGACCAAACGTCCCGCTCGACCTGACGATGGCCCGGTTTCAGGCGTACCACCCGGTATACGGCTTCTTCCACACTCCCGGAGTGAGTGGCTGGGTCCGCACCGAAGAGTTCACGAGCTTCGTGAAGTTCAACACCCAGGGCCTGCGCGGACCCGAGGTGAGCGTGCCGAAGCCGCCCAACACCTTCCGGGCGCTGATCCTCGGTGATTCGGTGGTGGAGGGGGCGCAGGTCGCCGAGGACCGGACGATGGCGGCGCGGCTCCGCGACGAGTTGACATCCGTGGCCGGGGGGCGGCGCGTCGAGACGGTCAACGCCGGTGTGGCCGGCTTCGGGACCGGCCAGCAATTGCTGTTCCTCCAGCGGGCGGGGCTGGCCTACCAGCCAGATGCCATCGTCCTGGTGGTCACTATCGCCAACGACGCCGCCGACAACAGCATCGACGTGGCGAAGCGTTGGAAGCGCTCCACGGATCGCCGGCCGTTCTTCGTGCTCCGCAATGGACAGCTGGAACAGCTCCCGTTCCAGGCGCCGCCCGAGGAGGCGTGGTCTGGGCCGCGGACGTTCCTGCGGAACACCTCCGTTGTGTTCACGGCGCTGGAGCTGTGGTGGATCGGCAAGGATGTGGCACGCGCACAGGGCGCCGTGGTCCCCACGCTGGACGCCGAGCGCGAGGTCTACCTCAACGAGACCGGCGAGGACTGGACGCGCGCCTGGGAGATCACCGAGGCGTTGCTGGCGAAGGTCCAGGAGACGGCTGACACGGCCGGCGTGCCGCTGCTGGTGGTGCTCTCACCGTCCGAGTGGCAGACCTACGACGACCTCTGGCCGAAGCTTGTCGGGACCGGCGATCAGGCCCGGCGGCGGTTCAGCCCGGACGCGCCCAACCAACGCCTCGCCGAGATCGCAGCACGCCACCAGATCCAGATGCTCGACCTGCGCCCGGTCTTCCGCGCCGAGGTCGAGCGGGGCGCGCCGCCGGTGATCTTCCGCAAGGACGGGCACTGGACCGAGCACGGCCACGAGGTCGCGGCGCAGGCCGTCGTGCAATCGATCCAGGCACACGGGCGGACCGACGCATCCGCCGGCGGCCGCTAGACACCCATCCTGCGCTGCCGGTCAGGACCGTCGTCGCAGGCCCCGGCCCTCGGACCGCTACGCCGCCGTCACGATTGCGCTGCGCCGACTGCCAGGGCCCGTTGGAACGCCGAAGATGGCCACCAGCGACTCGCACACCGCACACTGAACGCGGCATTCTTCTCTTGACGCCGCTTCACACGACGGGGAGTCTCCAAACACCAGTATGGACACAGCGTTCGCGATCTTACTCGCGGTGATCGTTCTCGCGCTGGCATTCGACTACGTCAACGGGTTTCACGATACCGCCAATGCCATCGCAACAGTAGTCGCAACTCGCGTGCTCTCGCCGGTGCAGGCGATCCTGATGGCTGCAACCCTCAACTTCGTCGGGGCGCTCTCGGGCACAGCGGTCGCCACGACGGTCGGCAAGGGCATCATCGAGCCGGGCGCGGTCACGCAGCAGCTGGTGATCTCGGCGCTGCTCTCGGCCATCGTCTGGGATCTGGTGACCTGGTACTACGGCATCCCCTCCAGCTCGAGCCATGCGCTGGTGTTCAGCATCGTCGGGGCCGGCATCGCCTCCGGCGGGATGGGCGTCCTGGGCTGGGTCGGCATCGAGAAAGTCCTGGCCGGCCTGATCACCTCGCCGATGCTCGGCCTGGCCTCGGGCTTCCTGTTCATGGTGCTGCTGTTCCAGATCTTCGCGCGGATGCACCCGAGCTTCGTCAGCCGCTTTTTCGGCCGGGCCCAGCTGCTGTCGTCGCTCTACATGGCGTTCAGCCACGGCAGCAACGACGCGCAGAAGACGATGGGCGTCATCACGATGTCGCTGGCGGCCTACTACGGCTGGACCGGCGACAACTGGGAAGTCCCCCTCTGGGTCATCGTCGCGGCGGCGACGGCGATGGGCCTGGGCACAGCCTCCGGCGGCTGGCGGATCATCAAGACGATGGGCCACAAGATCGTCGAGCTGAAACCGATTCACGGCTTCGCCGCCGAGACGACGGCCGCGACGATCATCGAGCTGGCGACGCGCCTCGGCATCCCGATCTCCACCACCCACGTCATCAGCAGCACCATCATGGGCGTCGGCGCGACGGGCAACCGCCGGGCCGTCCGCTGGGGCGTGGCCGGCAACATCGTGACGGCGTGGATCGTGACGATCCCGGCCTGCGTGGCGATGGGCTGGCTGTTCAGCTGGGTGCTGCACTTCGTACTGCCGTAGCCCTTCCCGCGACGCCCCACTCCGGGCAGTCGTTGTGACGCGCGGACGATGGTCTGCCCGAAACGCCGTGATGCGGTCGTTACGTCGAGCCTGGGCCGAACGTATGATCGTCTCCCCGCCACCGGCTGGTGGTCGGAGTCCGCCCCAGGGATCGGCGGCGATCGTGCCACGGCAACCCACGCGCCCACCTCGCTCCGCGCTGCACCCGCTTGACGGCTCCGCGCTGGATGGGCTGCCGCACACGCAGCTCTGGACCGACGGCCAGGACGCCACCGCACCGCTGACGTTCTCGGTGGTTGACCTGGAGACGACCGGCGCGAGCGCCATCTACGACCGCATCCTTGAGGTCGCCGTCGTCAAGGTCGTTGGCGCGGAGATCGTGGATCGGTACACGCAGCTGGTCGATCCGCGCGCCCCGATCTCGGCGTTCATCACCCGGCTGACGGGCATCGACGCGCGGATGGTGCGCGGCAAGCCGACGTTCCCGGAGATCGCGGCGGATGTCCAGGCAGCGCTCGGCGAGGGGCCGCTGGTCGCCCACAACGCCAGCTTCGACGAGGCGTTCCTGCGCCACGCCTACACCCGCCTGGGCCAGAAGCTGACCCTCCCGAAGCTCTGCACCCTGCGGCTGGCCCGCCGGCTGCTGCCGCGCCTGCCGAGCTACCGGCTGGACGCCCTGACGTCCTACTTCGGCATCAAGATCAGCAACCGCCACCGCGCGCTCGGGGATGCCGAGGCGACGGCGCTGGTGCTCCTGCGCCTCCTGGACCTTGCGGCCGAGCGTGGCGTCGAACGCCTGGACGATCTACTGGCGCTCCAGGGCAGCCCCGTCGGGAAGCGCCCGCGCGGCGTGGACGAGAGCGTCATCCAGGCGTTGCCGTCTGGGAACGGCGTCTACATCCTCAAGGATGCTGACGGGCATGTCGTCTACATCGGCAAGTCCGTCCACGTCCGCCAGCGGGTCCGCGAGCATCTGCGCGGTGGCAGCCCCGATCAGCCGCGCCTGCGCCGCCACCTCTCGCGGATCGTGGACGTGGAGGGCATCCCGACCGGCTCCGAGCTTGAAGCGTTGTTCCTCGAATCGCGTCTCATCAAGCGCTACCTCCCCGAGGGCAACCAGCAGCAGCGCAACGACCGTGACTACCCGTTCATCCAGGTGAACACGGCTGACCCGCACCCGCGCCTGGAGTACACCCGCGAGTCGCCATCCGACCAGGGCATCCTGCTCGGGCCGTTCCGCCGGCGTGGGGCTGTGGCCAGCGCTGTCGATCTCCTGACCGAGCAGCTTGGCCTGCGCCAGTGCAGCGAGCCGCTCAAGGAGGGGATGTCGGCGTGCGCGCTGCTGGACCTGGGCAAGTGTCTGGGGCCATGCGTCGGGGCGGTGGACGGCGTCGCCTACCGCGCGGCCGTTGAACGGGCCCTCGGCGCGCTCCAGGGCGCCGACGAGACGGTCCTGGCCGAGCTGGTGGCACGGCGCGACGCCCTCGCCGAAGACCTTCGCTTTGAGGACGCAGCCCGCCTGCGGGACCAGATCCGCGCATTCGAGCACGTCGTCAACGTCCAGCGGCGGCTGCAGAGTGTGGCGGCTCGCAACCTCGCCATCGTCGCGCCGTCCGTCGAGAGCGCGGCCCGCGAGGTGTTCTGGATTCGGCGCGGCCAACTGGCGGGGCAGGCTCGCGTCACCCGCCAGACGCGCCAGGTGACCGTCGAGCGGGCGCTCGGCATGATCTACGGCGACAGTGCGGCCAGCGCACAGCTCCCGATCCCCCGGGAGAAGGTGGACGAGATGCACCTGCTCGACACCTGGCTTCAGCGCAACGACGAGCGCCTGACGGTGATCCAGGTAGACGCCGCCGATCCGGCCAGCGCCGCCCCCGCGATCCTGGCGGCCGTCCGACAGGCGACGACGTCGGCATCAGGCACAGCCCGGCGGGCGCGAGCCTCGTAGACGCTCGGGGCCATCGCACCCCGATCCTGCTACACTGTGCGCGCCATGCGGACGTTGAGCGTTGTCGGGCCGCGCACCCTGCGTAGCGAGCTGGAAGCGAAGGTCCGGCGGCATCCCAACCGGACCTGGATCATCTTTGAGGCCGCCGATGGCTCGGTGGTGCAGGTCACCTTCGGCGACTTCGAGCGGCGCGCCCGTCAGGCCGCCCACGTCCTGACCGATCTCGGCGTGCGGCCCGGCGACAAGGTCACGTTGCACCTGACCAACAGCCTGGAATTCCTAGAGCTGTGGTTCGGTGCGGCCATGTGCGGCGCGGTGATCGTGCCGGTCAACACGCTGTCCTCGCTCGACGAGCTGGAGTACCTCGTCAACCACTCCGAGAGCGTGGCATTTGTTACGGAGGGCACCGAGCCGCCGCTGCTGGAGGTGGCTGAGCAGCTGCTGCCGCGCTGCCCGAATGTCCGCAACCTGCTGGTCTGCCGGACCATGACCGATCTCGGGCGGGCGCGCAGCTACAACCGGCTGCGCGAGGCCGCCCCGGACCAGCCAGTCCCACACCAGCCGCGCCCCGAGGACGAGGTCGCGATCCTGTACACGTCAGGCACGACCAGCAAGCCGAAGGGCTGCCTGATCACCAACGCCAACTATATCCACGTCGGCGAGTGCGTCGCGCGGGAGCTGCGGGCCGCCCCAGACGATCGTTGGCTGACCGTCTTGCCCTTCTTCCACGGCAACAGCCAGTACTATTGCACCATGCCAGCCCTGCTGGTGGGCGGCAGCATCGCGATCGTGGAGCGCTTCAGCGCCAGCCGCTACTTCATGCAGGCCACGCGCTACGACTGCACGCTCGGCAGCCTGTTCGCCGCGCCGATGCGGATGCTGCTCGGGCAGCCGCACTCGCCGACGCACCGACAGCATCGGCTGCGGCTCGTGATCTTCGCGCAGAACGTCACCGAGGCCCAGCTCGCCGAGTGGGATCAGCGCTTCGGCGCGCCGCTGCTCCAGATCTACGGCATGACGGAGCAACTAGGCCACCCGCTGGCGAACCCGCTCGACTACCCGCGCGACAACATGTCGGTTGGCCTCCCGGGCCTGGGCTGGCAGGTGCGGCTGGTGGACGAGCACGGCCACGACGTGCCGGACGGCGAGGTCGGGCAGATCCTGGTGCGGGGCGAGCCGGGCGTCTCGTTGATGAAGGGGTACTTCAAGAACCCCGAGGCCACTGCCGAGGCGATCCGCGATGGCTGGCTCTGGACCGGCGACAACGCCCGCGTGGGCGAGAACGGCTACGTCTACTTCGTGGACCGGGCCAAGGACATGATCAAGCGCTCGGGCGAGAATGTCGCGGCGAGCGAGGTCGAGGCGGTGCTGAAGGCGCATCCCGCCGTATTCGACGCGGCGGTGGTCGGCGTGCCCGACCCGATCCGCGACGAGGCGATCAAGGCCTTTGTCATCCCGCGGCCCGGCCTTGCCATCACCGAGGAGCACCTGATCGGCTGGTGCGCCGAGCGGCTCGCGAAGTTCCGCGTGCCGCAGTTCGTCGAGTTCCGCACGGAGTTCCCGCGCACCTCGGTCGGAAAGATCCAGAAGCATCTGCTGCGCGCCGAAGCGCAGGCCAGCCCGCCGGACGCCGCCACGTCAGCACGGTAGCCCGTGCCCGCCATACGAGGGCTGCTCTGGCCGGGCATCCTGCTGGCAGGGGCCGTCGCGGTGGCGGCGGTGCTCGGGCAGTGGCTCGCGGGAGACGGCTTCACTGGCGGATTCGGTCGATTGGAGCCGCCGACCGATCTCGCCTACGAGGCCGTTGACGGACGGACCATTGCGACGCAGGTGACGGCCACCGTGCAGACGCTGGCAACGTCCTCCGCGCTGGGCGCACCCGGCGCGAGTCAGGCGGCCCCCAGGCGTCCCCGCTTCGCCGTGTGCGTCCAGGATGCCAGCGGGCGGCGACCCAATCCCGAGCAGTTGACGACCCAGATGGCGCTGGCCATCAGCGAGGCGCGGCGTCGAGCGAAGCAGCCACAGGTACCGGGCACGGCCCACCTGATCGGAACACCCTGCCCGCTCGATCCACCGCTGCTGGCCCCCGACGTGACGGGCGTCGTCAGCGGGACCCTGATTGGCCGCCGGACCATGACTGAGACGCCAAACCCGAGTCCGTTTGAGGTGTTCGTCTACATCGTGGCGGACGAGGTCGTGCTGCGCTTCCTGCCCTCGACCGACCCGATGCTGAGGCGCTTCCCGCACGAGGGCCAGTGCCGAGGGGACGTCTGCTTCGGCTACAGCCTTGCGTACTACGTCGCGCCGAACGAGTTCCGGGACACGGCCTACCTCGCGCAGCTCATCGGCGACGGTTTCGGCTACTTCCCGGTCGTCCCCTGACCGGCGAGCAGGGCGTGGGCGCGGTCCTGAACGTGTGGGGAAAGGCCCTCAAACCTCGTCACCCCCCGGCGGCTGCTGGCGGCGCGCAATCGTACAGTTGCTCACCGACCCGGCCGACCGGGCCGTCGCCGTTCGACGGCTCCGACGCCGCCGCGCCGTAGACCGAGGGATCGACCACCGAGCAGTGCGCCTGCACCCAGGTGGTGCGCTCGTTGCCACCACCGGGGCCGCCAGGACCGCCGCCCGGGCCGCCGCGCCCGCCCAGCATCACGAAGCGC comes from Chloroflexota bacterium and encodes:
- a CDS encoding ABC transporter substrate-binding protein gives rise to the protein MVLLTACGSSAPAPAATKPAEAPKPTPAPAAPPAAASPAAAASPAAGASPAPSGSPAAAASPATSGSPAPKPAAEAKPQAPAVKPTMSKVRVLFNVPQDPTFVPDLSAYQRMKDEFGVECDVQEITGADASIKALIAGQAEFALSTLASGILAVGQSQAIKAAVPAAHAPYFTMVVTNDITDWKQLAGKRIGITATSDSSYYTTLLQLRKNGVDPNSIEWVTVRGVPARVDAMKAGKIDVSQVTVGAALELIKDPKFKRFAEIGKDFPNLLFSAYWVTNKMIQEHPTVIQAFAESLMQEHRNAQDKTKYMTNGKKFFEGKIDEATLSQSYDILKEMNIWDPNAARWKNEAGGEFTARTLAEFEAVEKYVPFDQWATTQFSDAARGRLGEYKA
- a CDS encoding SGNH/GDSL hydrolase family protein — translated: MTARFLLVLIGLVLGAVCVETAFRVAGPNVPLDLTMARFQAYHPVYGFFHTPGVSGWVRTEEFTSFVKFNTQGLRGPEVSVPKPPNTFRALILGDSVVEGAQVAEDRTMAARLRDELTSVAGGRRVETVNAGVAGFGTGQQLLFLQRAGLAYQPDAIVLVVTIANDAADNSIDVAKRWKRSTDRRPFFVLRNGQLEQLPFQAPPEEAWSGPRTFLRNTSVVFTALELWWIGKDVARAQGAVVPTLDAEREVYLNETGEDWTRAWEITEALLAKVQETADTAGVPLLVVLSPSEWQTYDDLWPKLVGTGDQARRRFSPDAPNQRLAEIAARHQIQMLDLRPVFRAEVERGAPPVIFRKDGHWTEHGHEVAAQAVVQSIQAHGRTDASAGGR
- a CDS encoding GNAT family N-acetyltransferase — its product is MIQPEIRPLLDGEIPAAAAMLAEAFADDPLTGLLSPDPSKRASKARWYFSAIARYGLAFGEVWAVDSLDAVAIWWAPPFVMPSAARASYVGFDEGPAVLGIDVWEQSLEIGWMVGDVHAQAISEAHWYLNILGVRPERQRTGLGSALLASMLARLDMAGLPAYLDTGRTENVAYYERHGFRLAAEAHDPLTGIAVYGMRRDPPA
- a CDS encoding response regulator; the protein is MVDRADPPPPVPPATGKRLNVVVGAARRPLNRAYRRARPHPPASSPERVEPRLGRQRLLTALNRLISSSLDMDDVLKAIAQAAATLMGAAVASFWVTDEESRTLELRAFSNEIVGAGQTFRKARYGVGSAGWVAEHRQPMQADNVFVDGRVGGLDWYRQHGLVSAYTTPVMSDDRVVAVLSLNGRQAFRFSPYDYSLLDGLVAQAAAAIRNARLFEAEAAASRAARAADRAKSEFLAMMSHEIRTPLNGILGSAELLATDQIAPDQHDLVQTIITSGELLLAIVNDVLDFGKIESGRMDFESLPFALGETIQTVVELNRAAAQARQLTLVTALAPTLPPLVVGDAGRLSQVLGNLVNNAVKFTETGEVRVQVGAQADGPAAVVLSVSVSDTGIGISPEIQRSLFQAFVQADSSTTRRFGGTGLGLAISKRLVELMGGEISVTSAPGEGSTFRFTVRLALPSAVPDSLLPATAPAGAVAGSSGPPDTSTDGLLRGRVLLVEDNFMNQRVVTMMLERLGYGLDIVDNGLAAIDAVSTRSPYDLILMDCHMPELDGFEATRRIRQLAVPGAKTPIVALTANAFPADRQRCLDAGMDDYMAKPISYEVFAQTVRHWLERT
- a CDS encoding ROK family protein, with translation MGLRAMMLALDIGGTKIAAGLVSPSGVVLCADRRPSQARGPADALFADVVDLAERVLAAGRVRAADLDGIGVGCGGPMRYPEGRVSTLNIPAWRDFPLRERLADHFSCRVVVDNDAKALVLAEAWIGAGQEARCLMGMTVSTGVGGGIVVDGRLLHGASGNAGHIGHVIAFRDGPPCECGALGCVEAVASGTGLAKRARAARREGLLPGLPPEPTGADVVAAARAGEPTASRLVEEAGIAVGRGIAAAAVLLDLDRVAIGGSVALGAGELFLGPLRRTLATETRISFMVGSEDRVVLSSLGSDGPLVGAAALLRSSTSAGMPQVREGVLW
- a CDS encoding inorganic phosphate transporter, which gives rise to MDTAFAILLAVIVLALAFDYVNGFHDTANAIATVVATRVLSPVQAILMAATLNFVGALSGTAVATTVGKGIIEPGAVTQQLVISALLSAIVWDLVTWYYGIPSSSSHALVFSIVGAGIASGGMGVLGWVGIEKVLAGLITSPMLGLASGFLFMVLLFQIFARMHPSFVSRFFGRAQLLSSLYMAFSHGSNDAQKTMGVITMSLAAYYGWTGDNWEVPLWVIVAAATAMGLGTASGGWRIIKTMGHKIVELKPIHGFAAETTAATIIELATRLGIPISTTHVISSTIMGVGATGNRRAVRWGVAGNIVTAWIVTIPACVAMGWLFSWVLHFVLP
- a CDS encoding GntR family transcriptional regulator, with amino-acid sequence MQDDQDVQIGSLAGASAVRERRTTQELVFEFLRDAILTGRLTGGARLVQDKIAAELKVSRVPVREALLQLEAEGFVRMEAHRGASVVWLSPEEVAEIFDIRVILVSAAVKRSVPRLTDEDIARLEQIAHLQGAATDMSMRVRLNHDFYAVLFSGLDRPRWKSMMDKLEREVERFMQPIDRPHLGHFKLVEACRARDADLAAQLVGDHLAHVGQRAVETLAQAIERGDLVRPDDDGAGPRTTDTPLARASG